CCGGAGTTGTTGTACTTCGATGTTGACTTCTATCGCCGAATGTCGGCGTTGTGTGGGCGGTACGGTGTGCCGTTCATGATGGACGAGGTGTATACGGGTTTCCGGGCCGGCCCGAAGGGTGTGCACGGTCTGGGCGTGCCGGCCGACGTGGTGGTGGTCAGCAAGGGTCTGGCGAATGGTCATTCGTTGGCGGCGGTGATGGGTCGTCGGGACATCATCGACGCGTACGACGTTTCGGGGATCCAGGGCACTTATACGCGGGAGGTGCCGCCGATGGCGGCGGCGCTGGCCGTGTTGGACGTGTTGGACACGCCGGGCGTGTACGAGAACGCCGAGCGGATGGGCCGTCGCCTGGCGGACGGTATGCGGGAGGTCCTGACCAGTGAGGGTGTCCCGAACTGGGTGGGCGGTCCGGCCCTGATGTTCGATGTCGTGTTGCCGAACGATGATCTGGGTTGGGAGATCTACAAGACGGCGCACGAGTTCGGGGTGTATTTCGAGGACTCGGGGACGCAGTTGGTGACGACGGCGTTCGACGAGGCTGCGGTGGACCACGCGTTGTCGGCGTTCCGTAAGGCGACGCGTCAGGTGATCGCGGATCGACCGGACATCGCGCCGACCTCGGGTGGCGAGTTGACCGAGGAGCGGAAGCTCGACTTCGCGGAGGAGGCCTTCGGCGGTCTGTTGCGTGATGACGAGCGGACGAACGCCCTGATCGACGAGACCATCGAGAAGGTGGTCAACCGGGACCGGAGCATCAAGCCCGTCCTCATCCCCGCCCAGGACTGAAGCCGAGATCCGGGAGAGAACAACAGGATCGGCGAAGATGGCTGCCGCACCGATACCGGTGACTGGTTGGGGCGACAGGGACGCGCCGTGGGAGTGCCTGGGCGAGCGTTCGTCCGGCGCGACGGTCTACCGCGTGGGGGAGGAACCCTCCTTCTACGTGAAGACGACTCCGCCCAGGCACCCCGACGACCACCGGTTCAACCCCGTCAAGGAGGCCGAACGGCTCCGCTGGCTGACCGACCGGGGAGTGCCCGTACCGGAGGTGGTGGCCGTCGACGCCAACGACGACCTCGAGTGGGTGGTCACCCGCGCGTTGCCCGGCCGGCCGGCCGCCCGGCTCTGGAAGCCGGAGGAGCGCTGGCGGGTGGTCGAGGTGGTCGCCGACGTCGCCCGGATGCTGCACGACCTGCCGGTGGCGGAGTGTCCGTACGAGCGGCGGCTGGCCGACCTGATCCACCAGGCGAAGTCGGCGCACGAGTTGGGCGCGCTCGACCTGGACGACGTCGACTCGTCCCACGAGGGCTGGTCGGCCCAGCAGCTCTGGGACGAACTGAGCCGGCTGACGCCTCCACCCGAGGACGACCTCGTCGTCTGCCACGGTGACCTCAACCTCGACAACGTGCTGATCGATCCGGACACGCTGACCCTGGCCGGCGTCATCGACGTCGACCGGGTCGGGGTGGCGG
The nucleotide sequence above comes from Micromonospora pallida. Encoded proteins:
- a CDS encoding APH(3') family aminoglycoside O-phosphotransferase, giving the protein MAAAPIPVTGWGDRDAPWECLGERSSGATVYRVGEEPSFYVKTTPPRHPDDHRFNPVKEAERLRWLTDRGVPVPEVVAVDANDDLEWVVTRALPGRPAARLWKPEERWRVVEVVADVARMLHDLPVAECPYERRLADLIHQAKSAHELGALDLDDVDSSHEGWSAQQLWDELSRLTPPPEDDLVVCHGDLNLDNVLIDPDTLTLAGVIDVDRVGVADRWSDLALALYNIAEDDVWGYGQPHADHFLRRYGCTTVNQQKLTYFQLLDEFL
- a CDS encoding aminotransferase class III-fold pyridoxal phosphate-dependent enzyme; this translates as MDSANLTNRGLVERARRVTAAEKYDIGTRFSAMIQSGDGAWLTDVEGNRYVDLTASSGTIILGHRHPAVSEAITRQIQDFGTAFASTLSVPRVELAERLCERYECAEKVVFHKSGSEGTAMATRLARAATGRELILSCGYHGWHEWQLASEEFGYQQTTGVVGFGYNEKALAKMLEAFGDEVAGVLISPELLYFDVDFYRRMSALCGRYGVPFMMDEVYTGFRAGPKGVHGLGVPADVVVVSKGLANGHSLAAVMGRRDIIDAYDVSGIQGTYTREVPPMAAALAVLDVLDTPGVYENAERMGRRLADGMREVLTSEGVPNWVGGPALMFDVVLPNDDLGWEIYKTAHEFGVYFEDSGTQLVTTAFDEAAVDHALSAFRKATRQVIADRPDIAPTSGGELTEERKLDFAEEAFGGLLRDDERTNALIDETIEKVVNRDRSIKPVLIPAQD